In Rutidosis leptorrhynchoides isolate AG116_Rl617_1_P2 chromosome 2, CSIRO_AGI_Rlap_v1, whole genome shotgun sequence, one genomic interval encodes:
- the LOC139893365 gene encoding ABC transporter G family member 8-like, which produces MQEPPPPSPPPLPPIKAYTLKATSISYTKSTSPFTPFSLLNYFTTTTTPPITTILQDITITAYPAQILAIVGPSGAGKSTLLDILAARTSPTSGTLTLNSSPLTPSSYRKLSAYVPQHDTSLPVLTVFETFAFAAHLLQPKTTNISSIITALLTDLRLTHIAHTRLGHNLSGGERRRVSIGLSLLHDPGVLLLDEPTSGLDSTSAFNVMQTLKSIAITRHRTVILSIHQPSFKILSTIDRILLLSKGKVVHHGTLPSLQDYLLSNGFIVPPQLNSLEFAMEILTQITKIIAPQTQPSSVDPIICTKHDEIRYRSSRFQEIVALYIRFWKIIYRTKQLLLTNTLQALVVGLVLGTIYINIGYDKTGIEKRFGLFAFTLTFLLSSTTETLPIFINERPILLRETSSGVYRLSSYLIANTLVFFPYLFVIALIYSVSVYFLVGLCSTLQAFMYFVLTIWVIVLMANSFILFLSSIAPNYITGTSLVTVLLAGFFLFSGYFISKESMPKYWVFMHYFSMYKYGLDALLINEYSCLMNKCLIWYDEKNETCMVTGGDVLQKRGLHEDHKWVNIYVLIGFFVFYRLLCLLFLIRRVSRSKK; this is translated from the coding sequence atgcaagaaccaccaccaccatcaccaccaccactaccacccatCAAAGCGTACACATTAAAAGCCACCTCAATATCCTACACTAAATCCACCTCCCCATTCACACCTTTTTCCCTCCTAAACTACTTCACCACCACCACtacaccaccaatcaccaccatccTCCAAGACATCACCATCACTGCCTACCCCGCTCAAATCCTCGCCATCGTCGGCCCTAGCGGCGCCGGAAAATCCACCCTCCTCGACATTTTAGCCGCCCGAACATCCCCAACTTCCGGCACTCTCACCCTAAACTCCTCCCCACTCACCCCTTCCTCGTACCGAAAACTCTCCGCTTACGTTCCCCAACACGACACGTCACTACCCGTCCTCACCGTCTTCGAAACCTTCGCATTCGCAGCCCATTTACTCCAACCCAAAACGACAAACATCTCGTCCATAATCACCGCTCTTTTAACCGACCTCCGGTTAACCCATATAGCCCATACCCGGCTCGGCCACAATCTATCCGGTGGCGAACGACGTCGTGTTTCAATCGGTTTAAGTCTTTTACACGACCCCGGTGTATTACTTCTCGATGAACCCACATCCGGACTTGATAGTACGTCAGCTTTCAACGTCATGCAAACGTTGAAATCGATCGCAATTACACGTCACAGAACCGTAATCTTATCGATTCATCAACCGAGTTTCAAAATCTTGTCAACAATTGACAGAATTTTATTACTTTCAAAAGGAAAAGTTGTTCATCATGGAACATTACCTTCGCTTCAAGACTATTTATTATCAAACGGTTTTATTGTCCCTCCACAACTAAATTCGCTAGAATTCGCAATGGAAATATTAACTCAAATCACTAAAATCATTGCACCACAAACTCAACCTTCATCTGTTGATCCGATTATTTGTACTAAACACGACGAAATTCGATATCGTAGCTCAAGGTTTCAAGAAATAGTAGCTTTATACATAAGGTTTTGGAAAATAATCTATAGAACAAAGCAACTACTTTTAACAAACACCTTGCAGGCCTTAGTTGTAGGGCTCGTTTTAGGCACGATTTACATTAACATCGGGTACGATAAAACCGGAATTGAGAAGCGATTTGGTCTCTTCGCATTCACATTAACATTTCTTCTTTCATCCACAACTGAAACCTTGCCGATTTTCATCAACGAGAGGCCAATTCTTCTTCGAGAAACATCGAGTGGGGTTTATCGTCTTTCGTCGTATTTAATCGCAAACACACTCGTGTTCTTTCCATATCTGTTTGTGATCGCTTTAATATATTCGGTTTCGGTTTATTTTCTAGTTGGTTTATGTTCAACATTGCAAGCATTCATGTACTTTGTGTTAACGATTTGGGTGATCGTACTAATGGCGAATTCGTTCATTTTGTTCCTGAGTTCGATCGCGCCGAATTACATCACCGGGACGTCGTTAGTGACTGTACTTTTAGCCGGATTCTTTTTGTTTTCCGGCTACTTTATATCGAAAGAAAGTATGCCGAAATATTGGGTGTTTATGCATTATTTTTCGATGTATAAATACGGGTTAGATGCGCTGTTGATCAATGAGTATTCATGTTTGATGAACAAGTGTTTGATTTGGTATGATGAGAAGAATGAAACGTGCATGGTGACTGGTGGTGATGTGTTGCAGAAGAGAGggcttcatgaagatcataaatggGTTAATATTTATGTGTTGATTGGGTTTTTTGTGTTTTATCGTCTGCTTTGTTTGTTGTTTTTAATTAGAAGGGTTTCAAGGTCAAAAAAGTAA